The following coding sequences are from one Streptomyces sp. NBC_00536 window:
- the fxsT gene encoding FxSxx-COOH system tetratricopeptide repeat protein → MDGTPRERAPDAHDEGAEGTSADGPTWQEIADAVWLAAARAASAAPPPPVTREPRSPRQEAPDSEPLPPEEPEASPRAEESTRPPAPLADADGSSFVLTPAGDDDRTRTTETTRSTPPAAAPGAAEVPPGPRLVRPPAPPPRLAKALHRLRRSVPSRGREVLDEERTARHGISDDLWIPYVRPATEKALDLVLLIDSAPTMTIWQDRVASISLEAARSGAFRDVRTVRLELPQRGKARLRWPGDRPGDPAELIDSRGTRVHLLVTDGMTHGWASPAADDLLLRLARSGPTALVHLLPTYLWHRSSAHPYRAELDSGGFGAPNTRIGHGFPKEETAAQPPEGTAAALIPIPVLSLKPESFTAWAELVAGERGVRRTLPFLLAGTLARSRPTPGLRTPQTAGAGSADAAVRRFTSLATPTARRLAAHLAALPFEFQLIEELRNRAMPEAGIEHVAEILMGGLIDWRGPADDGRPDFAEGIREALLATGTRSQLARIVNLFADLPSARDRGVRLQAALQDPEGAALPERTPANQPWLRVELAVLNALAGPYARRAARVSAGVGAGPAGVSGTTTLVTGPSGSAGVEADPRPKGGIGARETEGPRNDAIPPGELVPTTTPNPSDAVVRKADQTMELKASQPLFVRTGQPRVMGNVPPKNPNFTGRESLLAAVEEQLRSEETAAVLPHALHGMGGVGKSQLAIEYIYRHSHEYNVIWWIPAERDSLVLGALVDLARALNLEVGPQANTAVPAVREALRTGNPYDNWLLVFDNAEDIEAVRAYFPTGGPGKIIVTSRNREWERVATPLTVNVFEREESISLLQRRARELSAEDANRLAEALGDLPLAIEQAGAWHAATGMPVTEYLALLEQRKPGILELDPSPDYPLSVAAAWNISLDQLAETNPAARQLLEICACMAPEPIPLSMLRGTRNVDIAPDLDPVLRDPVLLARATRDLSKLSLIKLDHKNRTLHMHRLMQAVLTAGLSEAQSQELRRAAHILLATAKPGAPGSPDQWPAYQTLLPHVMTSGAVRSSDPWVRELITSVVLYLYFWGAHTAGAEMAREAWTAWNAQSGEENPQVLQMGKHLAFLLLQTGEVAEASEINQTVLDISRRDSIPEEELIDSMTQMAGALRYRGDFYAARALDEEADSRARDLFGPEEPPTLLAAHGYGVTLRACGQFAAARVLDEETARQWDTLYGSSNGLTLNTMNGLAIDIRESGDYPAARVMQEETYRIYRTVFGEDNASTIRAARNLAVCRRRDGALQEAAELTEATLERFTVRYGAEYPDTLACAVNATVDRRLRGDFVASRDLGEKTLARYRSSLGRRHAYTLITLTNLAATLRGLGDVEKAEALDGEASEAFDATLGDMHPFTLTAALGLANNHYARLDFAAARSVDEANLPKLVLTCGPDHPLTLSCRANLALDLRGLGRIQEADGLNAEAVQGFTRVLGGDHPWLTAARLHQRIECDIAPMPL, encoded by the coding sequence ATGGACGGCACTCCCAGGGAGCGCGCACCCGATGCCCACGACGAGGGGGCGGAGGGGACTTCCGCCGACGGTCCGACCTGGCAGGAGATCGCCGACGCCGTGTGGCTGGCGGCTGCCCGGGCGGCCTCGGCCGCCCCGCCTCCCCCGGTGACCCGGGAGCCCCGCTCCCCGCGCCAGGAAGCCCCGGACAGCGAGCCCTTGCCGCCGGAGGAACCCGAAGCGTCCCCGCGCGCCGAAGAGTCCACCCGGCCACCGGCTCCCCTCGCTGACGCCGACGGCTCCTCCTTCGTGCTCACGCCCGCCGGGGACGACGACCGCACCCGGACAACCGAGACCACCCGGTCCACCCCGCCCGCCGCGGCCCCGGGCGCGGCCGAAGTCCCCCCGGGGCCACGGCTCGTGCGGCCACCGGCGCCGCCACCGCGGCTCGCCAAGGCACTGCACCGGCTGCGCCGCAGCGTGCCCTCGCGGGGCCGCGAGGTGCTGGACGAGGAGCGGACCGCGCGGCACGGCATCTCCGACGACCTCTGGATTCCGTACGTGCGGCCCGCCACCGAGAAGGCCCTGGACCTCGTTCTGCTGATCGACTCCGCGCCCACCATGACGATCTGGCAGGACCGGGTCGCCTCGATCTCGCTGGAGGCCGCCCGGAGTGGAGCCTTCCGCGATGTACGCACGGTGCGGCTGGAGTTACCCCAGCGCGGGAAAGCGCGGCTGCGCTGGCCCGGGGACCGGCCCGGCGACCCCGCGGAACTGATCGACTCCCGGGGGACGCGCGTCCACCTCCTGGTCACCGACGGGATGACGCACGGCTGGGCGAGCCCGGCGGCGGACGACCTGCTGCTGCGCCTCGCCCGCAGCGGCCCCACCGCCCTGGTCCATCTGCTGCCCACCTACCTCTGGCACCGCTCCTCGGCGCACCCGTACCGCGCCGAACTGGACTCGGGTGGCTTCGGCGCGCCCAACACGCGCATCGGCCACGGCTTCCCGAAGGAGGAGACGGCAGCGCAGCCACCCGAGGGGACCGCCGCCGCCCTGATCCCCATCCCGGTGCTGAGCCTGAAGCCCGAGTCCTTCACCGCCTGGGCGGAGCTGGTCGCCGGAGAGCGCGGCGTACGGCGGACCCTGCCGTTCCTCCTCGCGGGCACCCTGGCCAGAAGCAGGCCGACCCCCGGGCTGCGGACGCCGCAGACGGCCGGGGCCGGTTCCGCCGACGCGGCCGTCCGCCGGTTCACCTCGCTGGCCACCCCGACCGCGCGCCGGCTGGCCGCCCATCTGGCCGCACTGCCCTTCGAGTTCCAGCTGATCGAGGAGCTCCGGAACCGGGCGATGCCCGAGGCGGGCATCGAACACGTGGCCGAGATCCTGATGGGCGGGCTCATCGACTGGCGCGGCCCGGCCGACGACGGCCGACCCGATTTCGCCGAGGGCATCCGCGAGGCGCTGCTCGCCACCGGGACGCGCAGCCAGCTCGCCAGGATCGTGAACCTCTTCGCCGATCTCCCCAGTGCACGCGACCGCGGTGTGCGCCTGCAGGCCGCGCTCCAGGACCCGGAAGGCGCCGCACTCCCGGAGAGAACTCCCGCGAACCAGCCCTGGTTGCGCGTCGAACTGGCCGTGCTCAACGCGCTCGCGGGTCCGTACGCCCGCCGGGCGGCCCGGGTGTCGGCGGGCGTCGGCGCCGGGCCGGCCGGTGTCAGCGGCACCACGACGCTTGTCACCGGACCGAGTGGCTCCGCGGGTGTCGAGGCGGACCCGCGGCCAAAGGGGGGCATAGGTGCACGCGAGACCGAGGGCCCCCGGAACGACGCCATACCGCCTGGAGAACTAGTGCCGACGACCACCCCGAACCCCTCTGACGCTGTAGTCCGGAAGGCTGACCAGACCATGGAGCTCAAAGCTTCCCAACCCCTCTTCGTCCGAACCGGCCAGCCGAGGGTCATGGGGAACGTCCCACCGAAGAACCCCAACTTCACCGGTCGGGAAAGCCTGCTGGCGGCGGTCGAGGAACAACTTCGGTCGGAGGAGACCGCGGCCGTGCTCCCGCACGCCCTGCACGGCATGGGCGGCGTCGGAAAGTCCCAGCTCGCCATCGAGTACATCTACCGGCACAGCCACGAGTACAACGTCATCTGGTGGATCCCCGCCGAGCGGGACAGCCTCGTCCTCGGCGCCCTCGTGGACCTCGCCCGCGCCCTGAACCTGGAGGTCGGCCCGCAGGCCAACACCGCCGTGCCCGCTGTCCGCGAGGCACTGCGCACCGGGAATCCGTACGACAACTGGCTGCTGGTCTTCGACAACGCGGAAGACATCGAAGCGGTCCGCGCCTACTTCCCCACCGGCGGCCCCGGGAAGATCATCGTCACCTCCCGCAACCGGGAGTGGGAGCGCGTCGCCACGCCGCTGACCGTCAACGTCTTCGAACGCGAGGAGAGCATCTCCCTGCTGCAGCGCAGGGCGAGGGAACTGAGCGCCGAGGACGCCAACCGCCTCGCCGAGGCCCTCGGAGACCTGCCGCTCGCAATCGAGCAGGCCGGGGCCTGGCACGCCGCCACCGGTATGCCCGTCACCGAGTACCTGGCGCTGCTGGAACAGCGCAAGCCCGGCATCCTGGAGCTGGATCCCTCACCGGACTACCCCCTCTCCGTCGCCGCCGCCTGGAACATCTCCCTCGACCAGCTGGCCGAGACCAATCCCGCGGCCCGGCAGCTGCTGGAGATCTGTGCCTGCATGGCCCCCGAGCCGATTCCGCTGAGCATGCTGCGCGGCACCCGCAACGTCGACATCGCCCCGGACCTCGACCCGGTCCTGCGCGACCCGGTCCTGCTCGCCCGGGCCACCCGCGACCTGAGCAAGCTGTCGCTGATCAAGCTCGACCACAAGAACCGCACCCTGCACATGCACCGCCTGATGCAGGCCGTGCTCACCGCGGGCCTGAGCGAGGCGCAGTCCCAGGAGCTGCGCCGCGCCGCGCACATCCTGCTCGCCACCGCCAAGCCCGGCGCCCCCGGCTCGCCCGACCAGTGGCCCGCGTACCAGACCCTGCTGCCGCACGTGATGACCAGTGGAGCGGTCCGCAGTTCCGACCCCTGGGTCCGTGAACTCATCACGTCCGTCGTGCTCTACCTCTACTTCTGGGGCGCCCACACCGCGGGCGCCGAGATGGCCCGGGAGGCCTGGACCGCCTGGAACGCCCAGTCGGGCGAGGAGAACCCCCAGGTCCTCCAGATGGGCAAGCACCTCGCCTTCCTGCTGCTGCAGACCGGCGAGGTCGCCGAGGCCTCGGAGATCAACCAGACCGTCCTCGACATCTCCCGGCGGGACTCCATCCCCGAGGAGGAGCTCATCGACTCCATGACCCAGATGGCCGGCGCCCTGCGCTACCGGGGCGACTTCTACGCGGCCCGCGCCCTGGACGAGGAGGCCGACAGCCGCGCCCGCGACCTGTTCGGGCCCGAGGAACCGCCCACCCTGCTGGCCGCCCACGGCTACGGCGTGACCCTGCGCGCGTGCGGCCAGTTCGCGGCGGCCCGCGTGCTGGACGAGGAGACGGCCCGGCAGTGGGACACGCTGTACGGGTCGAGCAACGGGCTCACGCTCAACACGATGAACGGCCTCGCCATCGACATCCGCGAGAGCGGCGACTACCCGGCCGCCCGCGTCATGCAGGAGGAGACCTACCGGATCTACCGCACGGTCTTCGGCGAGGACAACGCGTCCACCATCCGCGCCGCCCGCAACCTGGCCGTCTGCCGACGCCGCGACGGCGCGCTCCAGGAGGCCGCGGAACTCACCGAGGCGACGCTCGAACGCTTCACCGTGCGCTACGGCGCGGAGTACCCGGACACCCTGGCCTGCGCGGTGAACGCCACCGTCGACCGGCGGCTGCGCGGTGACTTCGTCGCCTCCCGCGACCTCGGGGAGAAGACCCTGGCGCGCTACCGGTCGTCACTGGGCCGCCGGCACGCGTACACGCTGATCACCCTGACCAACCTCGCGGCGACCCTGCGCGGCCTCGGGGACGTCGAGAAGGCGGAAGCCCTGGACGGCGAGGCCTCGGAAGCCTTCGACGCGACGCTGGGCGACATGCACCCCTTCACGCTCACCGCGGCGCTGGGGCTGGCGAACAACCACTACGCCAGGCTGGACTTCGCCGCGGCCAGGAGCGTCGACGAGGCCAACCTGCCGAAGCTCGTGCTGACCTGCGGCCCCGACCACCCGCTGACCCTCTCGTGCCGCGCGAACCTGGCCCTCGACCTGCGCGGGCTCGGCCGGATCCAGGAGGCCGACGGCCTCAACGCGGAAGCCGTCCAGGGCTTCACGAGGGTCCTCGGAGGCGATCACCCCTGGCTGACGGCGGCCCGGCTGCACCAGCGGATCGAGTGCGACATCGCACCGATGCCGCTGTAA
- a CDS encoding cation:proton antiporter — MSSDAMITHLVGVTALILIIAHTAGWLARRLGQPTIIGQLIAGIALGPSALTAAFPNLSEMLFPAALTPVLTGLAQIALVLFLFAVGYELDLGVLKGRARSVLSVSVAAFLLPMAVGSGVALLFHDRLARLGAPKEMTVSSVLFFGVALSITAVPVLTAIVRENGLAGTVPGIVAVSAAGLIDVMGWTVLVGTLLDSGGHEGPSLRVRLLLLVLFTVAMLLGARRVLRRVLWRTAVDPSVRLAVLVGFAFASAWVTNALGLHVIFGALLAGVVTPRERGATLDPDLLRPLHDIGLLLLPFFFVVSGRNVAIGGLDSAGVIALAGVTVLAVVTKVVSGTVAARFSGLDRHDARTVGVLLNTRGLTELIALNAGLQAGLVSGPLYTALVLMALVTTVLTQPFLVVVRRLRERAARSAPAADAPPAGPGGSDGPGGTDDSPLPSTAPGTL, encoded by the coding sequence ATGAGTTCTGATGCGATGATCACTCATCTCGTTGGTGTCACCGCGCTCATCCTGATCATCGCCCACACAGCCGGCTGGCTCGCCCGGCGGCTGGGCCAGCCGACGATCATCGGGCAGCTGATCGCCGGCATCGCACTGGGGCCGAGCGCACTGACGGCGGCCTTCCCGAATCTGTCCGAAATGCTGTTCCCCGCGGCGCTCACCCCGGTTCTGACCGGGCTGGCCCAGATCGCCCTCGTCCTCTTCCTCTTCGCGGTCGGGTACGAGCTGGACCTCGGGGTGCTCAAGGGCCGGGCCCGCTCGGTGCTCAGCGTCTCCGTCGCCGCGTTCCTGCTTCCCATGGCGGTCGGGTCGGGCGTGGCGCTGCTCTTTCACGACCGGTTGGCCCGGTTGGGCGCGCCCAAGGAGATGACGGTCTCCTCGGTGCTGTTCTTCGGCGTCGCGCTGTCCATCACGGCGGTTCCGGTGCTCACCGCCATAGTGCGGGAGAACGGGCTGGCCGGGACCGTGCCCGGGATCGTCGCCGTCTCGGCGGCAGGACTGATCGACGTGATGGGCTGGACGGTGCTGGTCGGCACGCTGCTGGATTCCGGCGGTCACGAGGGGCCCTCCCTGCGGGTGCGGCTGCTGCTGCTGGTGCTGTTCACCGTGGCGATGCTGCTCGGCGCACGGCGGGTGCTGCGCCGCGTGCTGTGGCGCACGGCGGTCGATCCCTCGGTGCGCCTGGCGGTGCTGGTGGGCTTCGCCTTCGCGTCGGCTTGGGTGACCAATGCCCTGGGGCTGCACGTCATCTTCGGAGCGCTGCTCGCCGGGGTCGTGACGCCCCGGGAGCGGGGAGCCACACTGGACCCGGATCTGCTCCGGCCCTTGCACGACATCGGTCTGCTCCTGCTGCCGTTCTTCTTCGTGGTCTCCGGCAGGAACGTCGCGATCGGCGGACTCGACTCCGCGGGGGTGATCGCGCTGGCGGGGGTGACCGTCCTCGCCGTCGTCACCAAGGTGGTCAGCGGGACGGTCGCGGCCCGTTTCTCGGGCCTGGACCGCCATGACGCGCGGACCGTCGGCGTGCTGTTGAACACCCGCGGTCTGACCGAGCTGATCGCCTTGAACGCGGGGCTCCAGGCGGGACTGGTGAGCGGTCCGCTCTACACGGCGCTCGTCCTGATGGCCCTGGTGACGACCGTACTCACCCAGCCCTTCCTGGTCGTGGTCCGCCGCCTGCGGGAACGGGCGGCCCGCTCGGCGCCGGCGGCCGACGCCCCGCCAGCCGGTCCCGGTGGCTCTGATGGTCCCGGTGGCACCGACGACAGCCCGCTGCCGTCGACGGCACCGGGCACCCTCTGA
- a CDS encoding alpha/beta fold hydrolase, producing the protein MPFTDGRSRGGPGEAAAQVDETELWAELYHNPLAELELAAAAGGHGTELSPGAPLPAERPRALLAALDGHLSDIAGSAAGGPMGPHLATAVTELSRSGLLGPAATTLPDDEELARLLARALVAAALSAVFAEDAPLIPDGAARDAVAAALAERMGARPRGSERGIGTLLARPALRLASRQAVRRRRALTEAAHPAAADVMLYLARGERLRRRLRETIEGLEPPVVVIGHSLGGIIALDTLIAAPLPQVALLVTVGSQGPFLYESGALPGLAYPEPLPEHVPEWLNLYDPRDLLGYIGAPLFPHRVTDIEVDNRQPFPASHSAYWTNPAVYRAIAKRLP; encoded by the coding sequence GTGCCCTTCACGGACGGAAGGAGTCGCGGCGGTCCCGGCGAGGCCGCGGCCCAGGTGGACGAGACGGAACTCTGGGCCGAGCTCTACCACAACCCCCTCGCGGAACTGGAGCTCGCCGCCGCCGCCGGCGGCCACGGCACGGAGTTGTCGCCCGGCGCCCCGCTGCCCGCCGAACGCCCCCGTGCGCTGCTCGCCGCCCTCGACGGGCACCTGAGCGACATCGCGGGCAGCGCGGCGGGCGGCCCGATGGGTCCGCACCTCGCCACGGCCGTCACCGAACTCTCCCGCAGCGGGCTGCTGGGCCCGGCCGCCACGACCCTGCCCGACGACGAGGAACTCGCCCGGCTGCTCGCCCGGGCCCTGGTGGCCGCGGCCCTCTCCGCGGTCTTCGCCGAGGACGCGCCGCTCATCCCCGACGGCGCCGCCAGGGACGCGGTCGCGGCCGCCCTGGCCGAGCGCATGGGCGCCCGCCCCCGGGGATCGGAGCGCGGCATCGGCACCCTGCTCGCCCGCCCGGCGCTGCGGCTCGCCTCCCGCCAGGCGGTCCGCCGCAGGCGGGCGTTGACCGAGGCCGCGCACCCGGCGGCCGCGGACGTCATGCTGTACCTGGCCCGGGGCGAGCGCCTGCGCCGACGCCTGCGCGAGACGATCGAGGGGCTGGAACCGCCCGTCGTCGTCATAGGCCACAGCCTCGGCGGGATCATCGCCCTGGACACGCTGATCGCGGCGCCCCTGCCCCAGGTCGCGCTGCTGGTCACCGTGGGATCCCAGGGGCCCTTCCTCTACGAGAGCGGTGCGCTGCCCGGACTCGCGTACCCCGAGCCGCTGCCGGAGCATGTGCCCGAATGGCTCAATCTGTACGATCCCCGGGATCTGCTCGGATACATAGGCGCCCCGCTGTTCCCCCACCGGGTCACCGACATCGAGGTCGACAACCGGCAGCCGTTCCCCGCCTCGCACAGCGCTTACTGGACCAACCCGGCCGTCTACCGGGCCATCGCCAAGCGACTGCCGTGA
- a CDS encoding effector-associated domain 2-containing protein — MNDAPTSAAPAAPAAPERTFALIVGIERYATGPSWDLPGPARDALRFRDWLLRSGVPERNILLCLDPLTEPAVAHHPGDLGTLRRLILSELTAAQGEMLWVWWGGHGVLDQDERLRLFSGDATTADKRNLDLQSMRRTLASDILPGSTRQTWIVDACQTFEEQLGFHHSLPAETLPVGQRVQVHQQTVLLAATRGQRAANDPARGTGLFSDSVLDVLDGLPGPWTDPEALFRNVRERVERVGTERGIRQLPVLTLYSPQREEHPAPPAAAARPRPPMEQLVTALLAYPMMIDPEERQTVVAELGTRTVERMRRNAKPRTDLIGITRALLGQPGELWLLYDAVTLLDDDEERAADLRAAVQACAGGPRPAG; from the coding sequence GTGAACGACGCCCCCACTTCCGCCGCTCCCGCCGCTCCCGCCGCTCCCGAACGGACCTTCGCGCTCATCGTGGGCATCGAGCGCTACGCCACCGGGCCCTCCTGGGACCTGCCCGGCCCGGCCCGGGACGCGCTGCGCTTCCGCGACTGGCTGCTCCGCAGCGGCGTACCGGAGCGCAACATCCTGCTCTGCCTCGACCCGCTCACCGAGCCCGCCGTCGCGCACCACCCCGGTGACCTCGGCACGCTGCGCCGGCTGATCCTCTCCGAACTCACCGCGGCCCAGGGCGAGATGCTGTGGGTGTGGTGGGGCGGCCACGGCGTGCTGGACCAGGACGAGCGGCTGCGGCTGTTCAGCGGGGACGCCACCACCGCCGACAAGCGCAACCTCGACCTCCAGTCCATGCGCAGAACCCTGGCCAGCGACATCCTGCCCGGCTCCACCCGGCAGACCTGGATCGTCGACGCCTGCCAGACCTTCGAGGAACAGCTCGGCTTCCACCACAGCCTGCCCGCCGAGACCCTCCCCGTGGGACAGCGCGTCCAGGTCCACCAGCAGACGGTGCTGCTGGCCGCGACCCGGGGCCAGCGGGCCGCCAACGACCCCGCCCGGGGCACCGGACTGTTCTCCGACAGCGTGCTCGACGTACTGGACGGGTTGCCCGGGCCGTGGACGGACCCGGAGGCCCTCTTCCGGAACGTACGGGAGCGGGTCGAGCGGGTCGGGACCGAGCGCGGCATCCGGCAACTGCCCGTGCTCACCCTCTACAGCCCTCAACGCGAGGAGCACCCGGCGCCGCCCGCCGCCGCGGCCCGGCCCCGCCCCCCGATGGAGCAGCTGGTCACGGCCCTGCTCGCCTATCCGATGATGATCGACCCCGAGGAGCGCCAGACCGTCGTCGCGGAGCTCGGGACCAGGACCGTGGAGCGGATGCGCCGGAACGCCAAGCCCCGCACCGACCTCATCGGCATCACCCGTGCCCTGCTCGGACAGCCCGGCGAACTGTGGCTGCTCTACGACGCGGTCACCCTGCTGGACGACGACGAGGAGCGGGCGGCGGACCTACGGGCGGCCGTTCAGGCCTGCGCGGGCGGCCCGCGGCCGGCGGGCTGA
- a CDS encoding aKG-HExxH-type peptide beta-hydroxylase: protein MTSPRHGGRLRMPVDWFDELASGGGSAGAVGFLAGVERTRRMMLLGEVLDRLDEHPDALRGLGSATTAWQLIAEAAEVRPEAAEQLLMSPQIGCWTAHMLRRLHGTEDGPPLWSDAGHLFAIALVARMRAGLDADVVVPVRDGGLSLPTLGLARIGGPPGFGTASARLRGGDLHLTSDSDSDGEGITVRLCDTDGARSAHWTPSRTFAGTSTWLDDLDPYRELGEPVAPQPLGGAEAAYWQRLFSEAASILSPSGSGPGRLRVQDVRRIVPWTGTSAGPDPEDTHLLSATTADAFGSMVISRPADGLDLAEAMVHEFQHSKLGALLLLFPLLDDDDGEIHYAPWRSDPRHATGLLQGAYAFTGVTGFWRDRMTDKTTGETAAPDLAAFHFALRRLQTRLVVRTLLTRAALTGPGTRLLHGLAATLDGWLREDVAPGVAARARAAALSHRVEWRLRNLRCGEAERALLTTAFRAGAAPPSAAAHESVLVRGTSRWSDPRAALYRVPPRAPVSADAHLAAGDPHTALRRYAELLCGAPADPHALSGWLLARAGVSPARRRLPPRPERLLALAPVTPEELRRAADWLGAGPTV, encoded by the coding sequence ATGACCTCGCCTCGGCACGGCGGGCGCTTGCGCATGCCCGTCGACTGGTTCGACGAACTCGCCTCGGGGGGCGGCTCGGCCGGGGCAGTCGGCTTCCTGGCCGGGGTCGAACGCACCCGCCGGATGATGCTGCTGGGTGAGGTGCTCGACCGGCTCGACGAGCACCCGGACGCGCTGCGCGGACTGGGCTCCGCCACCACGGCCTGGCAGCTCATCGCGGAAGCGGCGGAGGTACGGCCCGAGGCCGCCGAGCAGTTGCTGATGAGTCCTCAGATCGGCTGCTGGACCGCGCACATGCTGCGCCGTCTGCACGGGACGGAGGACGGCCCGCCGCTCTGGTCGGACGCCGGGCACCTGTTCGCGATCGCTCTCGTCGCCCGGATGCGCGCGGGACTGGACGCCGATGTCGTCGTGCCCGTACGGGACGGCGGGCTGTCGCTGCCCACCCTGGGGCTCGCCCGGATCGGCGGACCCCCCGGTTTCGGTACGGCCTCGGCACGGCTCCGCGGCGGTGATCTCCACCTGACGTCCGACTCCGACTCCGACGGGGAGGGGATCACGGTCCGCCTGTGTGACACCGACGGGGCCCGGAGCGCGCACTGGACGCCGTCACGCACCTTCGCCGGTACGTCGACCTGGCTGGACGACCTCGACCCGTACCGCGAACTCGGCGAGCCGGTGGCCCCGCAGCCGCTCGGCGGCGCGGAGGCGGCGTACTGGCAGCGCCTGTTCTCCGAGGCGGCCTCCATCCTGAGCCCCTCGGGGAGCGGGCCCGGGCGCCTGCGCGTCCAGGACGTACGCCGCATCGTGCCCTGGACCGGGACCTCCGCGGGGCCGGACCCGGAGGACACCCACCTGCTGAGCGCGACCACCGCGGACGCCTTCGGTTCGATGGTCATCTCCCGGCCCGCTGACGGGCTCGACCTGGCCGAGGCCATGGTGCACGAGTTCCAGCACAGCAAACTCGGCGCCCTGCTCCTCCTCTTCCCGCTCCTCGACGACGACGACGGCGAGATCCACTACGCGCCCTGGCGATCCGACCCCCGCCATGCCACCGGCCTGCTCCAGGGTGCGTACGCCTTCACCGGCGTCACCGGGTTCTGGCGCGACCGCATGACCGACAAGACCACCGGCGAAACCGCCGCCCCCGACCTCGCGGCCTTCCATTTCGCCCTGCGCCGCCTCCAGACCAGGCTCGTCGTACGCACCCTGCTGACCCGGGCCGCGCTCACCGGTCCCGGCACCCGCCTCCTGCACGGCCTGGCGGCCACCCTCGACGGCTGGCTCCGCGAAGACGTCGCCCCCGGTGTCGCGGCACGGGCCCGCGCGGCCGCCCTCAGCCACCGCGTCGAATGGCGGCTGCGCAATCTGCGCTGCGGCGAGGCGGAACGGGCCCTGCTGACCACGGCGTTCCGTGCGGGCGCCGCTCCCCCGTCGGCCGCCGCCCACGAGTCCGTCCTCGTCCGCGGCACCAGCCGCTGGAGCGACCCGCGCGCCGCCCTCTACCGCGTCCCGCCCCGGGCGCCCGTCTCCGCCGACGCCCACCTCGCCGCCGGTGATCCGCACACGGCCCTGCGCCGCTACGCCGAGCTCCTGTGCGGCGCCCCCGCCGATCCGCACGCCCTCAGCGGCTGGCTGCTCGCCCGGGCCGGGGTCTCCCCCGCCCGCCGACGCCTCCCGCCCCGCCCCGAACGCCTCCTGGCACTCGCCCCGGTCACCCCGGAGGAGCTGCGGCGCGCCGCCGACTGGCTCGGCGCGGGGCCCACTGTGTGA
- a CDS encoding MurR/RpiR family transcriptional regulator, with product MSSGQQARAQAAAITPGGQSTDHERAPGERVRALFDGHRLSPGQRRIAQYLIDHLTEAAFLSITELAERVGVSQPSVTRFAVALGFSGYPALRDTLQPIALSAVAGSPGGGGQFRHNELQAAVDAEIENLQNLRGLLADTDQVLEIGRELAASVPLTVLGLRISVSLAEYFAYAARRIHPDVRLVTRGGSVAYDALLQSRAAGGTWVLAYAMPRHAKETLGALRAARSVGLRTALITDPTLGPLADAADVTLTAGTGSRLVFDSYAAPGMLSAALLQAMADANPERTQARLEDYEQVADQHGFFL from the coding sequence GTGTCATCCGGGCAGCAGGCACGCGCCCAGGCGGCCGCCATCACGCCGGGTGGCCAGTCGACGGACCACGAGCGCGCCCCCGGCGAGCGGGTCCGCGCGCTGTTCGACGGGCACCGGCTGTCCCCGGGGCAGCGGCGCATCGCCCAGTACCTGATCGACCACCTCACCGAGGCCGCGTTCCTCTCGATCACCGAGCTGGCGGAGCGGGTCGGTGTCAGCCAGCCGTCCGTGACCCGCTTCGCCGTCGCCCTCGGGTTCAGCGGTTATCCCGCGCTGCGGGACACGCTCCAGCCGATCGCCCTGAGCGCGGTCGCGGGCTCCCCGGGGGGCGGCGGGCAGTTCCGGCACAACGAACTGCAGGCGGCGGTGGACGCCGAGATCGAGAACCTGCAGAACCTGCGCGGCCTGCTCGCCGACACCGACCAGGTGCTGGAGATCGGCCGCGAGCTGGCCGCTTCCGTGCCGCTGACGGTGCTCGGCCTGCGGATCTCGGTGTCCCTGGCGGAGTACTTCGCCTACGCGGCCCGGCGCATCCACCCCGACGTGCGCCTGGTGACCCGCGGCGGCAGCGTGGCCTACGACGCCCTGCTGCAGTCCCGGGCGGCGGGCGGGACCTGGGTACTGGCCTACGCCATGCCCCGGCACGCCAAGGAGACCCTGGGCGCGCTCCGGGCCGCGCGGAGCGTGGGGCTCCGTACCGCGCTGATCACCGATCCCACCTTGGGGCCGCTGGCGGACGCGGCGGACGTGACGCTGACCGCGGGCACCGGATCCCGGCTCGTCTTCGACTCGTACGCGGCGCCCGGCATGCTGTCCGCGGCCCTGTTGCAGGCGATGGCGGACGCGAACCCCGAGCGGACGCAGGCGCGCCTCGAAGACTACGAGCAGGTCGCCGACCAGCACGGTTTCTTCCTGTAG